In one Cyprinus carpio isolate SPL01 chromosome B2, ASM1834038v1, whole genome shotgun sequence genomic region, the following are encoded:
- the best4 gene encoding bestrophin-4 — MTVSYTLKVANAKFGGFSKLLFRWKGSIYKLLYREFLVFCLLYGFISFLYRCVLNNEQQEVFERLARHCNKFAKLIPMSFVLGFYVTQAFQRWWGQYTSFPLPDNLMMVVTGNVHGTDERGRLLRRTLMRYANLSSVLILRSISTRVRKRFPALEDIVEAGFMTADELKKLNHLYSDFNKYWMPLAWFANLASQARKEGRVKDDIALRLLMDELNNYRAKCSMLFHYDWISIPLVYTQVVTVAVYSFFMFCLIGRQFVKPEKPDEDKIHLDLYIPIFTLLEFFFYAGWLKVGELIINPFGEDDDDFETNQLIDRNIQVSMLAVDDMHQNLPLLEKDKYWVDKGLSYPSATMKPVFMGSTHDMRILEDDNEEPLPNPKTQMLAINVWPTTHKIKKQKNKSLQQLCLCCRSKCKGERSRLEQPSKSSIPSPLQQQHMTLQHVCHDKLLGSPETTGQANQEP, encoded by the exons ATGACGGTATCCTACACGCTTAAGGTGGCCAATGCTAAGTTTGGAGGCTTCTCAAAGTTACTCTTCCGATGGAAAGGAAGCATTTACAAGCTTCTATACAGAGAATTCCTGGTCTTCTGTTTACTGTACGGCTTCATCAGTTTTCTATACAG GTGTGTCCTCAATAACGAACAACAAGAGGTGTTTGAGCGACTTGCACGACATTGCAACAAATTTGCTAAACTCATCCCTATGTCGTTTgttcttg GGTTCTATGTCACCCAGGCGTTTCAGCGTTGGTGGGGTCAGTATACAAGCTTTCCCCTGCCAGATAACCTGATGATGGTCGTAACTGGAAATGTCCACGGCACAGATGAAAGAGGCCGTCTTCTGAGGAGAACTCTGATGAGGTATGCAAACCTGTCGTCGGTCCTCATCCTGCGCTCCATCAGTACACGAGTACGCAAGAGATTCCCAGCTCTGGAGGACATTGTCGAGGCAG gaTTCATGACCGCAGACGAGCTCAAAAAACTAAACCATCTGTACTCTGACTTCAACAAATACTGGATGCCACTTGCATGGTTTGCAAATCTGGCATCACAAGCAAGAAAAGAAGGGCGTGTGAAAGATGACATAGCCTTGCGTCTACTCAtggat GAGCTGAATAACTATAGAGCAAAATGCAGCATGCTCTTCCACTATGACTGGATAAGCATTCCCTTGGTGTACACACAG GTAGTGACGGTGGCTGTGTACTCCTTTTTTATGTTCTGCCTAATTGGGAGGCAGTTTGTAAAacctgagaaacctgatgaagacaAAATTCATCTGGACCTTTATATCCCCATTTTCACTCTACTGGAGTTCTTCTTTTACGCTGGTTGGTTAAAG GTAGGGGAACTTATAATCAACCCATTTGGAGAAGATGACGATGATTTTGAGACCAACCAACTCATAGATCGCAACATTCAG GTTTCCATGCTAGCTGTAGATGACATGCATCAAAATCTTCCTCTCCTTGAGAAGGACAAATACTGGGTGGATAAGGGTCTTTCATATCCTTCAGCTACTATGAAGCCTGTCTTCATGGGTTCTACACATGACATGAG GATACTTGAGGATGATAACGAGGAACCTTTACCAAACCCCAAGACACAGATGCTTGCCATCAATGTGTGGCCGactacacacaaaataaaaaagcagaagaACAAGAGCTTGCAACAATTATGTCTTTGCTGCAGATCTAAATGTAAGGGCGAGCGCTCGAGGCTTGAACAGCCTTCCAAGAGCAGCATCCCATCACCACTGCAGCAACAACACATGACTCTTCAACACGTCTGCCATGATAAACTCTTGGGGTCACCTGAAACTACAGGACAAGCAAACCAAGAGCCATAG